In Vicugna pacos chromosome 10, VicPac4, whole genome shotgun sequence, the following proteins share a genomic window:
- the MMP7 gene encoding matrilysin, translating into MQLAVLCAVCLLPGGLALPLPWEAGGMSEQQWEQAQGYLERFYPSDPETRDANSLAAKLKQMQKFFRLPITGMLNSHIIEIMLKPRCGVPDVAEYSLFPRHTKWNSRVVTYRIMSYTRDLPRMTVNQLVAKAFRTWSKEIPLSFKRVGWGTADIMIGFARGAHGDPYPFDGPGNILAHAFEPGPDLGGDAHFDEDERWSDGHSLGINFLFAATHELGHSLGLGHSSDPNAVMYPTYAERDPESFQLSQDDINGIQELYGKRSNTGED; encoded by the exons ATGCAGCTGGCCGTGCTGTGCGCTGTGTGTCTCCTGCCTGGCGGCCTGGCCCTGCCGCTGCCCTGGGAGGCGGGAGGCATGAGTGAGCAGCAGTGGGAGCAGGCTCAG GGCTATCTCGAGAGATTTTATCCATCTGACCCCGAAACAAGGGATGCCAATAGTTTAGCAGCTAAGCTCAagcagatgcaaaaattctttcGCCTCCCTATCACTGGAATGTTAAACTCCCATATTATAGAGATAATGCTGAAGCCCAGATGTGGAGTGCCAGATGTTGCAGAATATTCACTATTCCCACGTCACACAAAGTGGAATTCCAGAGTGGTCACCTACAG GATCATGTCATATACTCGAGACTTACCACGTATGACAGTGAATCAGTTAGTGGCAAAGGCCTTCAGAACGTGGAGCAAAGAGATCCCACTGAGCTTCAAGAGAGTTGGATGGGGCACTGCTGACATCATGATTGGCTTTGCGAGAGGAG CTCACGGGGACCCGTACCCGTTTGATGGGCCAGGAAACATACTGGCTCACGCCTTTGAACCAGGGCCGGACCTGGGAGGAGATGCTCATTTTGATGAGGATGAACGCTGGAGTGATGGACACAGTCTAG GAATTAACTTTCTGTTTGCCGCCACTCATGAACTTGGCCATTCTTTGGGGCTGGGTCATTCTTCTGATCCTAACGCCGTGATGTATCCAACTTACGCAGAAAGAGATCCTGAGAGTTTCCAACTTTCACAGGATGATATCAACGGAATTCAGGAATTATATG